In a single window of the Vitis vinifera cultivar Pinot Noir 40024 chromosome 6, ASM3070453v1 genome:
- the LOC100262105 gene encoding mRNA-decapping enzyme-like protein isoform X1: MSQNGKLMPNLDQQSTKILNLTVLQRIDPFVEEILITAAHVTFYEFNIDLSQWSRKDVEGSLFVVKRNTQPRFQFIVMNRRNTDNLVENLLGDFEYEVQVPYLLYRNAAQEVNGIWFYNARECEEVANLFTRILNAYSKVPPKTKVSSTKSEFEELEAVPTMAVMDGPLEPSSSTSSNVADVPDDPSFVNFFSEAVTIGNASSVAVTGQPYQSSATPPLPSCPPNAIPGTVPTLQLASPPQSTSTSLIPLLDTSQPISTSNRTTNLVKPSSFFGPPSSSPLMMPPLSSAMPTAPPLHPPVTLQRPYGAPMLQPFPPPTPPPSLTPTSMPAPNYGPVITRDKVREALLMLVQLLLFLELGGIEKGQRIRIFIGRY; this comes from the exons atgTCACAGAACGGGAAATTAATGCCAAATCTGGATCAACAGAGCACCAAAATCCTCAATCTCACTGTTCTCCAACGAATCGATCCCTTCGTCGAAGAGATTTTAATCACCGCCGCTCATGTCACCTTCTATGAATTCAACATCGACCTCAGCCAATGG AGTCGAAAGGACGTCGAGGGATCTCTATTTGTCGttaaaag GAACACTCAGCCCCGGTTCCAGTTCATTGTGATGAATCGGCGCAACACAG ATAATTTGGTGGAGAATCTCTTAGGGGATTTTGAGTATGAAGTTCAGGTTCCATATCTATTATATCGAAATGCAGCCCAAGAAGTCAATGGTATTTGGTTCTACAATGCACGTGAATGTGAGGAGGTCGCGAATCTTTTTACCAG GATACTGAATGCATACTCCAAGGTGCCTCCAAAGACAAAGGTGTCTTCAACAAAAAG CGAGTTTGAGGAATTGGAAGCAGTTCCAACTATGGCAGTGATGGATGGTCCTCTAGAGCCCTCATCATCAACCTCCTCAAATGTTGCAGATGTTCCTGATGATCCTTCATTTGTGAACTTCTTCAGT GAGGCTGTAACAATTGGCAATGCTTCAAGTGTTGCAGTTACTGGACAGCCTTACCAGTCTTCTGCAACACCCCCCCTACCTTCTTGTCCACCCAATGCTATTCCTGGCACTGTTCCGACCTTGCAGCTTGCTTCTCCTCCTCAATCAACATCTACTTCTTTGATTCCCCTCCTTGATACCTCTCAACCCATCAGCACAAGCAACCGAACCACTAATCTTGTAAAGCCTTCTTCATTTTTTGGTCCTCCATCCTCTTCCCCACTGATGATGCCACCTCTCTCTTCTGCCATGCCTACTGCTCCCCCCCTCCATCCACCTGTAACCTTACAACGGCCATATGGTGCTCCGATGCTTCAACCATTCCCACCACCCACTCCCCCACCATCCCTTACACCTACTTCTATGCCAGCCCCAAATTATGGACCAGTTATCACTAGAGACAAAGTCCGTGAAGCACTTCTGATGCTTGTTCag CTGCTGTTGTTCCTTGAACTTGGTGGTATTGAGAAAGGTCAaagaattagaattttcatTGGAAGATATTAG
- the LOC100262105 gene encoding mRNA-decapping enzyme-like protein isoform X2, producing the protein MSQNGKLMPNLDQQSTKILNLTVLQRIDPFVEEILITAAHVTFYEFNIDLSQWSRKDVEGSLFVVKRNTQPRFQFIVMNRRNTDNLVENLLGDFEYEVQVPYLLYRNAAQEVNGIWFYNARECEEVANLFTRILNAYSKVPPKTKVSSTKSEFEELEAVPTMAVMDGPLEPSSSTSSNVADVPDDPSFVNFFSEAVTIGNASSVAVTGQPYQSSATPPLPSCPPNAIPGTVPTLQLASPPQSTSTSLIPLLDTSQPISTSNRTTNLVKPSSFFGPPSSSPLMMPPLSSAMPTAPPLHPPVTLQRPYGAPMLQPFPPPTPPPSLTPTSMPAPNYGPVITRDKVREALLMLVQDNQFIDMVHRALLNAHHS; encoded by the exons atgTCACAGAACGGGAAATTAATGCCAAATCTGGATCAACAGAGCACCAAAATCCTCAATCTCACTGTTCTCCAACGAATCGATCCCTTCGTCGAAGAGATTTTAATCACCGCCGCTCATGTCACCTTCTATGAATTCAACATCGACCTCAGCCAATGG AGTCGAAAGGACGTCGAGGGATCTCTATTTGTCGttaaaag GAACACTCAGCCCCGGTTCCAGTTCATTGTGATGAATCGGCGCAACACAG ATAATTTGGTGGAGAATCTCTTAGGGGATTTTGAGTATGAAGTTCAGGTTCCATATCTATTATATCGAAATGCAGCCCAAGAAGTCAATGGTATTTGGTTCTACAATGCACGTGAATGTGAGGAGGTCGCGAATCTTTTTACCAG GATACTGAATGCATACTCCAAGGTGCCTCCAAAGACAAAGGTGTCTTCAACAAAAAG CGAGTTTGAGGAATTGGAAGCAGTTCCAACTATGGCAGTGATGGATGGTCCTCTAGAGCCCTCATCATCAACCTCCTCAAATGTTGCAGATGTTCCTGATGATCCTTCATTTGTGAACTTCTTCAGT GAGGCTGTAACAATTGGCAATGCTTCAAGTGTTGCAGTTACTGGACAGCCTTACCAGTCTTCTGCAACACCCCCCCTACCTTCTTGTCCACCCAATGCTATTCCTGGCACTGTTCCGACCTTGCAGCTTGCTTCTCCTCCTCAATCAACATCTACTTCTTTGATTCCCCTCCTTGATACCTCTCAACCCATCAGCACAAGCAACCGAACCACTAATCTTGTAAAGCCTTCTTCATTTTTTGGTCCTCCATCCTCTTCCCCACTGATGATGCCACCTCTCTCTTCTGCCATGCCTACTGCTCCCCCCCTCCATCCACCTGTAACCTTACAACGGCCATATGGTGCTCCGATGCTTCAACCATTCCCACCACCCACTCCCCCACCATCCCTTACACCTACTTCTATGCCAGCCCCAAATTATGGACCAGTTATCACTAGAGACAAAGTCCGTGAAGCACTTCTGATGCTTGTTCag GACAATCAATTTATTGATATGGTCCATCGAGCATTGCTGAATGCACACCACTCGTGA